The Apium graveolens cultivar Ventura chromosome 11, ASM990537v1, whole genome shotgun sequence genome has a window encoding:
- the LOC141696281 gene encoding uncharacterized protein LOC141696281: protein MTFSTEDYEDVIRPHEDPLTINHIIGKNKICKVMVDTGSSTNILFHKTYCKMNLAGEKLEPCNKAPLYTIGGHPIPFEGTITLPVLLGKLPYTVEKSVKFYVVRIESPYNAIFGRPFSSTCEAVESIPHLKLKFPPPPRKG, encoded by the coding sequence ATGACCTTCAGCACTGAAGACTACGAGGATGTCATTCGCCCGCACGAGGACCCTCTAACCATCAATCATATCATCGGGAAAAATAAGATATGCAAAGTAATGGTGGATACAGGCAGCTCGACCAACATACTGTTCCACAAAACCTACTGCAAGATGAACTTGGCTGGAGAGAAACTAGAGCCCTGCAACAAGGCTCCCCTTTATACCATTGGAGGGCATCCCATTCCGTTCGAGGGAACAATTACTCTACCGGTCCTCCTAGGCAAGTTGCCGTATACCGTCGAAAAGTCGGTGAAGTTTTATGTAGTTCGGATCGAAAGCCCGTACAATGCAATATTTGGCAGGCCCTTCTCATCAACCTGTGAAGCAGTGGAGTCTATACCCCACCTTAAACTCAAGTTCCCCCCCCCCCCGAGAAAGGGGTAG